One Dreissena polymorpha isolate Duluth1 chromosome 9, UMN_Dpol_1.0, whole genome shotgun sequence genomic window carries:
- the LOC127844840 gene encoding uncharacterized protein LOC127844840, giving the protein MATEFTEDSVKEFLLRKGGKVKNNELVIHFKNFLNDSARKDEMREKFKNYVNTLATIKLDENKEKILVLKKKYMQDSSRDSDEMLPQDTFLRAKSEPPSSVDRPDGGVQSSLVRSENVRSTSDLLAGSDSYSLASTVSSSSLSSGGQELEEDVNASIMSVKERAQHLNRMESETELRKISSTTNLAATGKKGYKKGRDLDGDDSSTSSMYSGGYMPLSPKEKEWLVKCSKSDYHLMNELLSKNPELAKVRDFTSV; this is encoded by the exons ATGGCAACAGAATTTACAGAAGACTCGGTGAAAGAATTTCTTCTGAGAAAAGGGGGAAAAGTTAAAAATAACGAACTGGTCATCCACTTCAAAAACTTCTTGAATGACTCTGCCAGGAAAG ATGAGATGCGAGAGAAGTTCAAAAACTATGTGAATACACTGGCAACAATAAAACTAGATGAG AACAAGGAGAAGATCCTAGTGTTGAAGAAGAAGTACATGCAGGACAGCAGCAGGGACAGTGACGAGATGTTGCCACAGGATACATTCCTGAGAGCCAAGTCTGAGCCACCATCTTCAG TGGACCGGCCTGACGGGGGTGTACAGTCATCACTGGTGCGAAGTGAAAACGTCAGGTCCACGTCGGATCTGTTGGCTGGGTCAGACTCGTATAGCCTCGCCTCCACAGTGTCTTCCTCCTCACTG TCGTCAGGGGGACAGGAGTTGGAGGAGGACGTCAACGCCTCCATCATGAGTGTGAAGGAACGCGCTCAACACCTTAACAGAATGGAGTCAGAGACCGAACTGCGAAAAATATCCTCCACCACTAATTTGGCTGCTACGGGTAAAAAAGGCTACAAAAAG GGCCGAGATCTGGATGGTGATGACTCCTCCACAAGTTCCATGTATTCTGGAGGCTATATGCCA CTTTCTCCAAAAGAGAAGGAATGGCTAGTGAAGTGTTCCAAGTCAGACTACCATCTTATGAATGAGCTGCTGTCCAAAAATCCTGAGCTTGCTAAAGTCAGAGATTTCACCTCGGTATGA